One window of Camelina sativa cultivar DH55 chromosome 4, Cs, whole genome shotgun sequence genomic DNA carries:
- the LOC104779765 gene encoding transcription factor AIG1-like has product MYAMKEEDCLQTFHNLQDYQDQFLLHHHPQILPWSSSSLPSFDPNHFPSNPTRYSDPVHCFSRRASASSSSFDYNDSFVSPPPSMEHHQNHLRILSEALGPIMRRGSSFGFDGEIMGKLSAQEVMDAKALAASKSHSEAERRRRERINTHLAKLRSILPNTTKTDKASLLAEVIQHMKELKRQTSLITDTCQVPTESDDLTVDSAYNDEDGNLVIRASFCCQDRTDLMHDVINALKSLRLRTLKAEIATVGGRVKNVLFLSREDDEEDHDSYRRNFDGDDMEGYDAERMMNDRVSSIEEALKAVIEKCVHNNDESNDNNNLEKSSSGSIKRQRTSKMVNRCYN; this is encoded by the exons atgtatgcaatgaaagaagaagattgtctTCAAACATTTCACAACTTACAAGACTACCAAgaccagtttcttcttcatcaccatccTCAGATCCTCCCTTGGTCGTCATCATCTTTACCTTCTTTTGACCCGAACCATTTCCCATCTAACCCGACCCGTTATTCTGACCCGGTTCACTGCTTTAGCAGAAGAGCTtctgcgtcttcttcttcctttgactATAACGACAGTTTcgtctctcctcctccttccatGGAGCATCATCAGAACCATCTGAGGATTCTGTCCGAAGCTCTTGGACCCATCATGCGTCGGGGCTCGTCCTTTGGGTTCGATGGTGAGATCATGGGAAAATTGAGTGCACAAGAAGTCATGGATGCTAAGGCTTTAGCTGCTTCAAAGAGTCATAGTGAAGCtgagagaagaagacgagagcGAATCAACACTCATCTTGCTAAGTTGCGTAGTATTTTACCAAACACAACCAAA ACGGACAAAGCTTCGTTGCTAGCGGAAGTGATCCAACACATGAAGGAGCTAAAACGACAGACATCACTTATCACGGACACGTGTCAAGTCCCCACAGAGTCCGACGATCTGACCGTGGATTCGGCTTACAACGACGAAGATGGAAACTTGGTGATAAGAGCTTCCTTTTGCTGCCAAGACAGGACTGACCTCATGCATGACGTCATTAATGCCTTGAAGTCTCTTCGCCTTCGAACTCTCAAAGCTGAGATCGCAACCGTAGGTGGTCGTGTCAAGAACGTCTTGTTCTTGAGCcgagaagacgatgaagaggatCATGATTCATATCGTAGAAACTTTGATGGTGACGATATGGAAGGTTATGATGCAGAGAGGATGATGAATGATCGTGTGAGTTCGATAGAAGAAGCGTTAAAGGCGGTTATAGAGAAGTGTGTCCATAATAATGATGAAAGCAATGATAACAATAACTTGGAGAAGTCATCTTCAGGGAGTATTAAGAGACAAAGGACTAGTAAGATGGTAAATCGATGTTACAATTAG